From Gemmatimonadaceae bacterium, the proteins below share one genomic window:
- a CDS encoding XdhC family protein, whose translation MKQWLETRQVLDQLAAWHAAGQPCALATVIRVRGSAYRHEGAKMVVAADGRVVGNVSGGCLEADVREVALGVIRTGVAERREYCGSVDEIQAWDLGVGCEGVVELLIEPVRDAREAERKALDAEEAFVVETQLESLARRVRRDDASGRASGLEGEGDETAFVERLTPPPRVLIVSAGDDARHLARLAVEVGFRVVVADRRPGLLTEQRFPAPIRRVLVDATSIGERVVLDAESFAVVMTHNYADDTDYLRALLASPLRYLGVLGPRQRTARMLETLRAEGPVDESRIFGPVGLDIGTDGAEQVALAVVAELLAVRSGRRPRSLRERRAPIHVDDVASQAPAP comes from the coding sequence GTGAAGCAGTGGTTGGAGACGCGCCAGGTGCTGGACCAGCTCGCCGCATGGCACGCGGCGGGCCAGCCCTGCGCGTTGGCGACGGTCATCCGTGTGCGCGGCTCGGCGTACCGACACGAGGGCGCCAAGATGGTCGTGGCAGCGGACGGGCGCGTGGTGGGCAACGTGTCGGGCGGCTGCCTCGAGGCCGATGTGCGCGAGGTGGCGCTGGGGGTGATCCGCACGGGAGTCGCCGAGCGTCGCGAGTACTGCGGCAGTGTGGACGAAATCCAGGCCTGGGACCTCGGTGTGGGCTGCGAGGGTGTGGTGGAGTTGTTGATCGAGCCGGTTCGCGACGCACGGGAAGCCGAGCGCAAGGCGCTCGACGCGGAGGAGGCCTTTGTCGTCGAGACGCAGTTGGAGTCGTTGGCGCGCCGAGTGCGCCGCGACGATGCATCTGGTCGTGCCTCGGGCCTGGAGGGCGAAGGCGATGAGACTGCGTTTGTCGAGCGTCTGACGCCGCCCCCGCGCGTGCTGATTGTCAGCGCTGGAGACGATGCACGGCACTTGGCGCGCCTTGCCGTCGAGGTCGGCTTCCGCGTGGTGGTGGCAGACCGCCGTCCCGGACTGCTCACCGAACAGCGATTCCCTGCCCCGATCCGCCGCGTACTGGTCGACGCGACGTCCATCGGCGAGCGCGTCGTGCTCGACGCCGAGTCGTTCGCCGTGGTGATGACGCACAACTACGCCGACGACACGGACTATCTCCGCGCGCTGCTGGCAAGTCCGCTACGCTACCTCGGCGTGCTTGGGCCGCGTCAGCGCACCGCGCGCATGCTTGAGACGCTGCGCGCCGAAGGACCGGTCGACGAGTCGCGGATCTTCGGTCCGGTCGGACTCGACATCGGTACCGACGGCGCCGAGCAGGTGGCGCTGGCCGTGGTGGCGGAACTGCTGGCCGTGCGCAGTGGCCGCAGGCCGCGCTCCCTGCGCGAACGACGCGCGCCGATCCACGTGGACGACGTTGCATCGCAGGCGCCGGCGCCCTGA
- a CDS encoding nucleotidyltransferase family protein yields the protein MTESLRVAAVVLAAGASRRMGRNKLLLPIEGEPMVHRTVRRVLDAGCSPVVVVTGHESDKVRAALAPLAVTFTESPDPTGPTSATLHAGIRALGGDVDAVLVMLADMVQVTTPMLRDVVAALRESEAPLAVSRYGDVLAPPLLFRRALWPELLAWTGEGCGKAVVRAHQDEARMRDWPVEALRDVDTPEDYELLR from the coding sequence ATGACTGAGTCGTTGCGGGTGGCGGCCGTGGTGCTTGCCGCGGGCGCGTCGCGCCGGATGGGTCGCAACAAGCTGCTCTTGCCCATCGAGGGCGAGCCGATGGTGCACCGCACGGTGCGCCGAGTGCTCGACGCCGGCTGCTCGCCTGTGGTGGTGGTCACCGGCCACGAGTCCGACAAGGTACGGGCGGCACTCGCGCCGCTGGCGGTGACGTTCACCGAGAGTCCGGATCCCACGGGCCCGACCAGTGCGACGCTGCACGCTGGTATTCGCGCGCTTGGCGGCGATGTCGACGCCGTGCTCGTAATGCTCGCCGATATGGTGCAGGTGACGACGCCGATGCTGCGCGATGTCGTCGCGGCACTGCGTGAGTCGGAGGCGCCGTTGGCGGTCTCACGCTACGGCGACGTGTTGGCGCCGCCCCTTCTGTTCCGGCGCGCGCTGTGGCCGGAGCTGCTCGCGTGGACCGGTGAAGGTTGCGGCAAGGCGGTCGTTCGGGCGCATCAGGATGAAGCGCGGATGCGCGACTGGCCGGTGGAGGCACTGCGGGATGTGGACACGCCGGAGGACTACGAGTTGCTGCGCTGA
- a CDS encoding PDZ domain-containing protein codes for MSRVLASVAAAALSVVAALPSLAAQEAKPVTRPRTAAEDLQLFSQVFNQIRLNHPDSMDSHRLFMAAIQAMVQATDPHSYVIPSVRLEAGKEEQLRQGRLHPVPIEFAFVGGSAIVSNVAAGTDARRRDILPGDELVAIDGKPMQAESPLELDITLSGPRNSKVVLTLERRDADGSYRRFDREVKRERFGEETAVPAAVMLDDSTGYVRITTFVGEKVAADLRAAVQRLERTGMKRLVMDLRGNGGGSVDEAATIAGEFLPTGAVVYTSEGRRQSAVDTGRVKRSFWRSERQYPMLVMIDDGTASASELVAGALQDHDRALIVGQSSFGKSLMMRGFPLSDGSVLVLVIGQVRTPCGRAVQRDYRGTTSRNYYRLASVERDTVGRPSCKTAGGRTVYGGGGIFPDVRTTRPPAAPAWVRRINEMDLATVWAGTYVSTNAASLSNLDQFAAKPTLATDALSGFRGLAQERGATVPDGEEADKVLTRLLLQAVAFAKWGNPGLYQVEARIDPDIGDALRHFDKAPSAAK; via the coding sequence ATGAGCCGCGTGTTGGCGTCGGTTGCGGCGGCGGCCCTCTCGGTCGTCGCAGCCCTGCCGTCACTTGCGGCGCAGGAAGCCAAGCCGGTCACGCGACCGCGGACGGCCGCCGAGGACCTGCAGTTGTTCTCGCAGGTGTTCAACCAGATCCGGCTCAACCATCCGGACTCGATGGACTCGCACCGGCTCTTCATGGCGGCGATCCAGGCGATGGTGCAGGCCACCGATCCGCACTCCTACGTGATCCCCTCCGTGCGCCTGGAGGCGGGCAAGGAGGAGCAGCTGCGTCAGGGGCGCTTGCATCCCGTGCCGATTGAATTCGCGTTTGTCGGCGGCTCGGCGATCGTCTCCAACGTGGCCGCCGGCACCGACGCGCGCCGGCGAGACATCCTGCCGGGCGATGAGCTGGTTGCGATCGACGGCAAGCCAATGCAGGCCGAGAGTCCGTTGGAGTTGGACATCACGCTCTCGGGGCCGCGCAACAGCAAGGTGGTGCTCACACTCGAGCGCCGCGATGCCGATGGCTCGTACCGTCGCTTTGACCGAGAGGTGAAGCGCGAGCGCTTCGGCGAGGAGACTGCGGTACCGGCCGCCGTGATGCTCGATGACAGCACGGGTTACGTGCGCATCACGACCTTCGTGGGCGAGAAGGTCGCGGCCGACCTCCGTGCCGCCGTGCAGCGACTCGAGCGCACGGGGATGAAGCGCCTCGTGATGGACCTGCGGGGCAACGGCGGTGGCTCGGTGGACGAGGCCGCGACCATCGCCGGCGAGTTCCTGCCGACGGGCGCGGTGGTCTACACGTCGGAAGGCCGTCGGCAGTCCGCCGTGGATACGGGGCGCGTCAAGCGTTCGTTCTGGCGCAGCGAGCGGCAGTACCCGATGCTGGTGATGATCGACGACGGCACGGCCAGCGCGTCCGAGCTCGTGGCCGGCGCGCTGCAGGACCACGATCGGGCGCTGATCGTGGGGCAGTCGAGCTTCGGCAAGTCGCTGATGATGCGGGGATTCCCGCTCTCGGACGGCTCGGTGCTCGTGTTGGTGATCGGACAGGTGCGTACGCCCTGCGGACGCGCCGTGCAGCGTGACTACCGCGGCACGACGTCGCGCAACTACTACCGGCTCGCGTCGGTGGAGCGCGACACAGTGGGGCGTCCCTCGTGCAAGACCGCCGGTGGGCGCACCGTCTACGGTGGCGGCGGCATCTTCCCCGACGTGCGCACCACGCGTCCGCCCGCGGCACCGGCCTGGGTGCGGCGCATCAACGAGATGGATCTTGCGACGGTCTGGGCGGGCACCTACGTGAGCACGAACGCTGCCTCGCTGTCGAACCTCGATCAGTTCGCGGCGAAGCCAACGCTCGCCACCGACGCACTCAGCGGATTCCGCGGTTTGGCCCAGGAGCGTGGGGCGACTGTGCCGGACGGCGAGGAAGCCGACAAGGTGCTCACGCGCCTGCTGCTGCAGGCGGTGGCGTTCGCCAAGTGGGGGAACCCCGGGTTGTACCAAGTGGAGGCGCGCATCGATCCGGATATTGGCGACGCGCTGCGACACTTTGACAAGGCGCCGTCGGCGGCGAAGTAG
- a CDS encoding DUF393 domain-containing protein: MTGARAPELYFDAECALCTRTAWFVDRRDRTRTLRMLSLQGPEGEALRSTQPWLLGLDSLVWVERSAQSAPRVLTHSDAVLAVGSYLGGGWRLASAIARVIPRRIRDAAYRFLARHRKKVVS; encoded by the coding sequence GTGACCGGGGCGCGGGCGCCGGAGCTGTACTTCGACGCCGAGTGCGCGCTGTGTACGCGAACCGCCTGGTTTGTTGATCGTCGGGACCGCACGCGCACCTTGCGGATGCTCTCGCTGCAAGGCCCGGAGGGAGAGGCCTTGCGGAGCACGCAGCCGTGGCTGCTAGGCCTCGACTCGCTGGTCTGGGTTGAGCGGTCGGCGCAATCGGCCCCCCGTGTGCTCACCCACTCGGACGCCGTGCTCGCCGTTGGCAGCTACCTCGGCGGCGGGTGGCGGCTCGCCTCGGCAATCGCTCGAGTCATCCCCCGCCGCATCAGGGACGCGGCCTACCGATTCTTGGCGCGTCACCGCAAAAAAGTGGTTTCGTAG
- a CDS encoding lysophospholipase yields the protein MSDGTALALREWGPEGRRGTVVLVHGLGEHIGRYEQVGAWFAARGFRVVGYDQRGHGQSPGPRGRLPANDTLLRDLEEIVGLARDADRPLLLLGHSMGGAVVARFVAEARQPVDFCVLSSPALAADLGVVQRLQLAIGERLAPDLAQGNGLDPHYISHDAAVVRAYIDDPSVHDRISARLARGILEAGRIALAAAPRWRVPTLLLYAGDDHLVASHGSDAFAASAPAEVVESERFDALYHEILNEGTLAAPVFARLERWLDARLPA from the coding sequence ATGTCCGATGGAACCGCGCTCGCCCTGCGCGAGTGGGGGCCTGAGGGACGGCGCGGCACCGTCGTGCTGGTGCACGGGCTCGGCGAGCACATCGGCCGCTACGAGCAGGTCGGCGCTTGGTTCGCGGCCCGCGGGTTCCGCGTGGTCGGGTACGACCAGCGCGGCCACGGTCAGTCGCCCGGACCTCGCGGACGCCTCCCGGCCAACGACACGCTGCTCCGTGACCTCGAGGAGATCGTGGGCCTCGCACGCGATGCCGATCGGCCGCTGCTGCTGCTCGGCCACTCGATGGGCGGCGCCGTCGTTGCGCGGTTCGTGGCCGAGGCGCGGCAGCCCGTGGACTTCTGCGTATTGTCGTCGCCAGCGCTGGCCGCGGACCTCGGCGTCGTGCAGCGCCTACAGCTGGCGATTGGCGAGCGGCTGGCGCCAGACCTCGCCCAAGGAAACGGCCTGGATCCGCACTACATCTCGCACGACGCCGCGGTGGTGCGCGCGTATATCGACGACCCCTCGGTGCACGACCGCATCTCCGCGCGCCTCGCGCGCGGCATCCTCGAGGCCGGTCGCATCGCGCTCGCTGCTGCCCCACGCTGGCGCGTCCCCACCCTGCTCCTCTACGCCGGCGACGACCACTTGGTCGCCTCGCACGGCAGCGATGCGTTCGCGGCCAGCGCCCCAGCCGAGGTCGTGGAGTCGGAGCGCTTCGACGCGCTCTACCACGAGATCCTCAACGAAGGGACGCTGGCCGCGCCCGTCTTCGCGCGGCTCGAGCGTTGGCTCGACGCGCGCCTGCCCGCCTAG